The DNA sequence tcaccaaaagcaacgttcacttTGTGTCACTTCGGACAAAAcacagagaaagagagaaagcttAGCCTCTAAGCTGTtcaccaaagaagaaagaaagagaaggattaAGTAAGAAAGGCAGAGGTCTAACCACCgaaatcaaaccaaatcaagctatgGAAGAAGTTAAAGGtaatttattttctcttgcatgcatcatgctTTCTTCTACTCTTTCCCAACTCTCTGCCAGTCCAAATTGGGATACATGAAAAAGATGGCCTCTGATCAACACTGCTGTATATCTATGGTCAAATTTGTGTCTTGGGGACTAAATAGTATTTTAATGGCTAAGATTTGGATttaccattgaaaatatttgtttCTACTGTCatgtggctttcggtcaacaaAGAAAGTCAGAACCAGAGCTTCTAATTTGGGgattaacaaaaaaaagtgaTGTGGTGAGTTAGTGAAGCACACAGCTCGAGGATTGACCTAGGAGAGAGTAACTCattaacatgcaaggagatacaaaagaagattTTTCATCATTCTGAAgtcaaggagagataaccagtgttttgaggtttatgttctgagaagagttctctgaagaaattcatcaacttggacagtgcttcctaGTCAAAAGAGCATTCCGCCATAATgaggaactaaatcagaggcaagcaaatctggtttatcacatagcaaagaggttgttgaagcatcaatctccttcatgttttatagattgtaattttctttttaatatttatctttctgtaatttcctGAGGTAAAAGGCAGAATGAGAGAGCTCAAGTGAAAAGCCTAAGAGTGGAAAGAGGCAGAGAgaaacacttgagtgaaaagcctagagtgatttcatatttctttaggttgattttGTGTCTTATTTCTTGTACTAGTGAGGTAtctctttcttagttgggttagcactaagagtgaagagttaagtattagcataaccaagtcaagttaggttagaacttgagagtgaaAGGATTGTATCAATCctatggaattggtgtatgtaatactttaactatagtggaaattccaccactgttgtggtagagactggatgtaggttgcattgcacaaggcaactgaactaggatacatgatggtgtcagcttctctcttccctgctctgttctattttttgatattcatgagacaaaaataaattgtctcataaatttttcgctgctgagttcaaacagattcaaactaaaagtttgttttaaaaaggttatttcattaaagtaaaagaaggtcATAAATTCAACTCCttcttctctaagccttctataACCTTCAGTTTGTGAGTGATCTACAGAAAAAAAATGATgtttaattttaagattttgtAGGAAATATGCTATTTTCTTATCAGTGAATTACCTACCATTGTCTGTGGCAATGTCGTTTGGCAATCTATATCTACATATGATAAATTTTCATATGAAAGATCGTACCTTATCTGAGGTGATTTTAGCCAAGGGCTGCGCCTCTATCCATTTAGAAAAGCAATCGATTGCAACGAGTAAGAATTTTACCTGACCTCTAGAAATTGGAAAAGGTCTAAAGATGTCGAGCTCCACTTATGAAAAGGCCATCCTACCTCGGAGATATGCAATAGCTCGGCAGGAGTGAAAATTTTTGGTGCACACTTTTGGCAATTGTCATAGTGCTGAACTTTTTTCATGCAGTCATTTTTTAGAGAAGGCCAAAAGTAGCCTGCTCGTAGAAGTTTTGCAGCTAAACTGCGTCTTCCGATGTGTGTTCCACAAATTCCTTCGTGCACTTCCGACATGGCAAGGTCAGACTCTTCGTTTCTGAGACACTTCAGGGGCATTCTGGAGAATCCTCTCTTGTATAGATCGTCGCCAATTAAAGTGAAATGGCTTGCCTTTCTCTTGAACAACCTTGGGTTTGTTCTAGATGCAAGGACGTTCCCTGATTTGTTCTAGATGCAAGGACGTTCCCTGATTTCAAATAATCCACGTAAGGTGTTCTCCAATCTGTTGCCTATGATAATGCATAAACATTGACACTGCATATGCTCGGTTCTCCAAGCGTTAACTATGATATAGCTGGTGCATTATCCATAATCTTAGAGGTGGCTAACTTAGATAAAATATCTGCCCTATGATTATCTTCTCTAGAATATGAGCGATCTCGAAGTATTGAAAAGTTTGAATTAGATTCTTTTAAACATTTAAATATTGTTCTAAGAGGGGATCTCTTACGTGGAAGTTACCATTTACTTGTTGGACAACTAACAAGGAGTCACAATAGGCCTGAAGATGTTGAATGTTTACTTCCCTAGCCAAGCGTAAACCGGCTAGGAAGGCTTCATACTCAAATTGCTTATTGCTTTTTTTGAACAAGAATGTGATGGACTGCTCGACATATACTCTAGTCTTGTCCTTAAGAACGATTCCTGCTCCACATCCGTCTTTATTGGAGGCTCCGTCAATATATAGTTCCCACACTAGGAAGACATCATCCTTTGTGGTGAATTCAGCTATGAAGTTGGCCAAAATCTGAGACTTAAGTGCCTCTCTGGATTGATATGATATGCCGTATTACGATAATTCTATCAACCATTTGATTAGGCGGCCTGCAAGATTCGGTCATGTTTAGCGTAGTGGTTGATTAGTTTGAACTATGATTTTATGACTCTGGAAGTAATGATGGAGCCATCGCAATGTGATGATCAGGGCAAATGCTAGTTTCTCGATAATTGGATACCAAGTTTCTACGTTCTGTAAAAATTTGCTAACAAAATAGACCAGATGTTGCTCCATACCTATTTTTGTTACAAGGGCAGAACTAATAGCATGAGTAGAACTAAAAGATATAAATAAAGTGGGTTACCATGCGTTGGCTTGCGTAATATAGGCGGGGAGACAAGAATGCCTTTGAAATCGGTGAATGATTTTTTACAAGCATCTGTCCATGTGAAGCTTTTATCCCTCTTAGACTATTGAAAAACTGATATGATCTCGCTGCACCCGCAGGTGAGAAACGTGATAGAGCTACCAGGTGTCCAGTTAATTGTTGTACTTCCTTGATCTTTCCTGGAGACTTCATTTCTAGTACTGCTCGACATTTCTCTAGATTAGCTTCAATCCCCCTGTACGTCAGCATGAATCCAAGGAATTTTCCCCCTTGCACTCTTAAGGCGCATTTTTTCGAGTTTAAACGCATCTTGTACCGTCTTAGTTGTTTGAAAACTTCCTCAAGGTCAGAGTGATGGTTCCATTTATTTTCTGATTTGACCACCATGTCATCGACGTATACCTccatatttctacctacttggttttgGAAAACCTTGTCCATTAGTCTCTAATATGTTGCGTTTGCATTTTTAAGGCCAAAAGGCACCACCTTGTAACAAAAATTTCCATGCTCTATGATAAATGTTATTTTCTCCTGGTCTTCGAGGTGCATTAGTATCTGGTTATAGCTTAAATAGACATCCATAAAGCTTAGCACTTTGAAGCCAGATGTGTTATCTACTAACTTATCAATGCTCTGCAATGGGTAGGAGTCTTTCGGGCAAGCTTTATTCAGGTCGGTAAAATCTACACACATGGGCCACTTACTCGAGGTTTTTTTAACCATAACTATATTTGCTAACCATGATGTGAACCGAATTTCTCGGATAAATCCGACACTTAATTGTTTGTGAGTTTCTTGGATTGCCACTTCGTTTCTTTCCTTTCCAAGGTTGCGTTTCTTCTGACAGATTTGTCATACGTCCAGGTCTAGGGCAAGCTTATGACAAATGACATTAGGGTCTATCCCAGTCATATTCGCAGGAGTCTAGGCAAATAGATCGGCATTTGCTCGTAGTAAAGCAAGTAACCTTTGTGTTTCAACTGTAGACAGAGCATAAGCAATGTTAGTATATTGTGATTCATTGTCAATTAATTTTATCTAGCGAAGGTCATCGGCTGGTTTTGGTCAGACATCTTTGTCGGATCTAGGATCGAGCTCCGCTAATGTTGGTACGTCGTCGAAGTTATAGACCAAGTTGATTCGCTGGATTGGATACAAGTTTGACGGAT is a window from the Arachis hypogaea cultivar Tifrunner chromosome 1, arahy.Tifrunner.gnm2.J5K5, whole genome shotgun sequence genome containing:
- the LOC112763104 gene encoding uncharacterized protein, producing MDKVFQNQVGRNMEVYVDDMVVKSENKWNHHSDLEEVFKQLRRYKMRLNSKKCALRVQGGKFLGFMLTYRGIEANLEKCRAVLEMKSPGKIKEVQQLTGHLVALSRFSPAGAARSYQFFNSLRGIKASHGQMLVKNHSPISKAFLSPRLYYASQRMQIFTERRNLVSNYRETSICPDHHIAMAPSLLPEEALKSQILANFIAEFTTKDDVFLVWELYIDGASNKDGCGAGIVLKDKTRVYVEQSITFLFKKSNKQFEYEAFLAGLRLAREVNIQHLQAYCDSLLVVQQVNGNVLASRTNPRLFKRKASHFTLIGDDLYKRGFSRMPLKCLRNEESDLAMSEVHEGICGTHIGRRSLAAKLLRAGYFWPSLKNDCMKKVQHYDNCQKCAPKIFTPAELLHISERRSPWLKSPQIRYDLSYENLSYVDIDCQTTLPQTMITHKLKVIEGLEKKELNL